The following is a genomic window from Synechococcus sp. JA-2-3B'a(2-13).
AGGAGTATCCAGCAGAGCCAGGGCAATCAACAGCTCCGGTTTGGATCCCGCCTCCAGGCCAAAGTGGTAGGCGCGACCGTGCTTCACCACTTCCTCCACCAGGTGGCGCTGCTGGTTCACCTTAACGGGGTAAACCCCCCGATAGACGTTGGGGTAGCCAAAGCGCTGGATGGCCTGCTGAAAGCTCTCGCAAATTTGCCGCATGCGGTCGGCCACGATCTCGGGAAAGCGAATCAACAGAGGCAACTGCAAACCCCGTGCCACCAGATCCATCACCAAGTGGTACAGGTCAATGCCCGGTTCCTGCTGCTGTAGGCCCTGTGGGGTCACCTCCACATGACCGGCGGCGTTGATACGGAAGTAGGGATCCCCCCAACCTGAGATGCGATAGAGCTTTTCGCTGTCTCGCAGTGTCCAGGGAGAACGAGTCAAAGTCGGCATAGTAGTCCCCCAGATACCGAGATGTGAACAGCGCAGGATTTCTGCACAGAATTCACAATATATTGCCCTATTCCAGAATATGTCAAGATTTTTCTGGTGCGGGGGGACTCAGGCCCAAAAACCGCTAAGCCTTGCCAGACAAGGCTTTGGCTTGGGGATCTCTGTGCAACTGCCGCAGAACTCAGCTCGCTTAATCTCTTGTTTGCGCTGTTTTTCTTTGTTTTTCTCTTGAATTCTCCATTTTCCGTCTCTCCTTTCTGAGCTTGGGTCGGATCCCGACTTTTGCTGGGAAGCGTAGCGAGGAATACGGGGATGGTACAGAGGGAAAGACAGCCACCTGGGGAAAGTGGGCCACGCACGGGATCCCAAGAGCTCTCGCCGGCAACCCTTGACAGGGCCCCGCAGGCAAGACAAGGATCGGGGCGGTGACCTCGGAGAACCTGAACCATGGCTCAACTGCCCCGCTTCCGTCGCCGAGAAGTGTTGCTTTCTTTATTGGCCACCGGCGCTACCTTGAGCGCCTGCCAAAGGGGATCCCGTTCTGACCAACCCAGCGGCAGGGATCCCGTTCCTGCCTCCGGCAGCCAGTCCTCCGACAAAGTTTTGCTGATCAACGGAGCCGGGTCCACCTTTCCGGCTCCTCTTTACTTGCGCTGGTTTTCCGATTACCGCCAGGTGGATCCCAAGGTGGAGATCAATTTCCAACCGGTGGGCAGCGCCGCTGGGATCCGGCAATTTATTGACCAGACAGTGGACTTTGCCGCCAGTGATGTGGCCATGACCGATGCCGAGATCGCCGAGGTGAAGCGGGGTGTGGTCATGATCCCGATGACCGCAGGCAGCATTGCCGTAGGCTACAACCTGCCGGGGATCCCTTCTGGACTCAAGCTGTCTCGACCCGTTTTGGTGAAGATCTTTCGCGGCCAAATCGACCAGTGGCGGGATCCGGAGATCCTGGCCCTGAACCCGGAGCTAACCATTCCCGATCTGCCCATCACCGTCTGCTACCGCTCCGATGGCAGCGGCACCACCGATACCTTTACCCGCCACCTGGCGGCCATCGATCCGGCTTGGGCCTCAGAAATCGGTGTTGGCATGTCGCTAGAGTGGCCGGTGGGCATTGGGGTAAAGGGCAACGAGGGCATGAGCGCCCAAATGCTCCTCAGCGAAGGGGTGATCGGCTACGTGGAGTCGGTCTATGCCTGCGAGCTGGATCTGTCGGTGGCAGCTCTGGAGAACCGCCGCGGCGAGTTCATTCTCCCCTCCCCGGAAGCCTCGGCCCTGGCCTTGAGCGAAATTGAGCTGCCGGAAAACCTGCGGGCTTTTGTGCCGGATCCCGCTGGCCCTGGAGCGTATCCCATCGTCACCTACACCTGGATCCTGACCTACCGCCGGTACTCGGATCCCGCCATGGCCGCCGCCCTGCAAGCTGTGCTCCGCTGGGCCCTTGCCGAAGGACAAGCCCTGGCCGAGGAGATGGGCTACCTGCCCCTGGCCGCAACCGTTGTGAACCGCGGCCTGGAGGCGCTGCAGCTTATCCAGAGCTAGCCTGGCAGTAGTCCCCCAAGAGTTGCCAATAGCTGCCAACCCAGGCCATACCCCAAGCGGCACCGAAAGCAAGGCTGCTGCAGGTACGGAGATCCGTAACCGGTCTGCCCTTCAGCCCCGAGAAATGGGCGGCATTCTCGCCCTGGCCTCGCCAACCAGCTGGTTAGGATCGACCCAGGAAGTGACCAAGCATCTGCCGGATTTTCACAGATTGGCTGCCCAAGCTACTTCACACAGGCTGGCGGCGGTAACCGAAGCAATGTACTCAAGAAGAGGAGAATAAGGAGCCGATGGGAAAAGTTGTAGGAATTGACCTGGGCACAACCAACTCGGTTGTCGCCGTAATGGAGGGGGGTGTCCCCACCGTCATCGCCAATGCTGAGGGTACTCGCACCACACCCTCGGTGGTCGCCTTCACCAAAGATGGAGAGCGCCTGGTGGGCCAAATGGCCCGCCGCCAAGCGGTGCTCAACCCCGAAAACACGTTCTACTCCGTTAAGCGGTTCATCGGTCGCAAGTACGATGAGCTGAATGCCGACTCCAAGCGGGTCTCCTACCAGGTGCGGCGGGACGAGCGGGGCAATGTCAAACTGTACGCCCCCCGCCTGAACAAGGAATTTGCGCCGGAAGAGATTTCGGCCATGGTGCTGCGCAAGCTAGCGGATGATGCCAGCCGCTACCTGGGCCAGCCGGTCACCCAAGCGGTGATCACGGTTCCTGCTTACTTTAATGACTCGCAGCGGCAGGCCACCAAAGATGCGGGCCGCATTGCCGGTTTGGAAGTGCTGCGCATCATCAACGAGCCGACAGCAGCCTCTTTGGCCTACGGCTTGGACAAGCGCAACAACGAGACCATCCTCGTCTTCGACCTGGGCGGCGGCACCTTCGACGTGTCCATCCTGGAAGTGGGGGATGGCGTTTTCGAGGTGAAATCCACCAGCGGCGACACGCAGTTGGGGGGCGACGACTTCGACAAGAAGATCGTCGATTGGATGGCCGAGCAGTTCAAGCAAATGGAAGGGATCGACCTGCGGCAAGACCGGCAGGCGCTGCAACGGCTAACGGAAGCCGCGGAAAAAGCCAAGATCGAGCTGTCCAGCGTTTCCGAAACCACCATCAACCTGCCCTTCATCACTGCCACTGCCGATGGGCCCAAACACCTGGAGCTGAAGCTCTCCCGCGCCCAGTTTGAGCACCTCTGTGCCGACCTGCTGGAGCGCTGCAAGGGGCCGGTGGAGCAAGCCCTGCGGGATGCCAAGCTCACCAAGGCCGACATCAACGAAGTGGTGCTGGTGGGGGGATCTACCCGCATTCCGGCGGTGCAGCGGCTGGTGAGGGAGCTGCTGGGAAAAGAACCCAACCAGAGCGTCAACCCCGATGAGGTGGTGGCCGTTGGGGCAGCCATTCAGGCTGGCGTACTGGCGGGCGAAGTCAAAGACGTGCTGTTGCTGGATGTCACCCCCTTGTCCTTGGGGGTGGAAACCCTGGGCGGCGTGGCCACCAAGCTGATCCCGCGCAACACCACCATCCCCACCCGCAAGTCGGAGATCTTCTCCACTGCCGAAGATGGGCAGACCTCTGTGGAAATCCACGTGGTGCAAGGGGAGCGGGAGCTGGCCCGCGACAACAAATCTCTGGGCCGCTTCAAGCTGGACGGGATCCCGCCGGCCCCCCGCGGTGTGCCGCAGATCGAGGTCACCTTCGACATCGACGCCAACGGCATCCTCAAGGTGACGGCCAAAGACAAAGGCAGCGGCAAAGAGCAGAGCATCTCCATCACCGGCGCCTCTACTTTGGATAGCAAAGAGGTGGAGCGCATGATTGCTGAGGCAGAAAAATACGCTGCCGAAGACCGGGCCCGCCGGGAGAAAATTGAGCGCCGCAACAAGGCCGACTCGCTGGCCTACCAAGCCGAGCGGCAGTTGAAGGAGTTGGGCGACAAGATCTCCTCCAGCAAACGCAGCCAAATCGAGACTCTGGTGCGAGAACTGCGGGAGGCCATCCAGCGGGAGGACGACAGCGCCATCCAGAGCAAAGAGCGGGAGCTGCAAGAGGCTCTCTACGCCATGAGCAGCGAGCTGTATCAACAGCCGGGGGCCTCCTCTGGCCCCACTCCCGGCTCAGGGAAAACCTCCGGCGGCAGCGATGATGTGATCGATGCCGACTTCACCGAGAGCAAGTGACTGCTCAGGGATCCCTCCGTGGGCCGCGGGCCCAGGGCGGATCCCGCCCTTACTTGTAGCGCCGATAATGAGGAGGGACGGGATGGGCGATGGCGTCTAGCCCGCCTCCTCATTTTCTTCAGTAGGTCGGAGGGAAGGAGCCCTTGCCGGGGACGCCTAGCCTCGTGGTTTTCTGCCCACTCTCAGCGATTTGCCTGCGGACGCCTCCATGCAAAACTTTAAGGACTACTACAAGATTTTGGGGGTCAGCAAAACGGCCACTGCCGATGAGGTGAAACAAGCCTATCGGCGCCTAGCCCGCAAGTATCACCCAGATGTCAACCCCAACGACAAAGCGGCTGAAGAGAAATTCAAAGACATTAACGAAGCCTACGAAGTTCTCTCGGATCCCAGCAAGCGCAGGCAATACGACCAATTTGGCCAATACTATCAGCAGGGCGGGTTTCGCTCCAGCCGCGATGCCTACACCTACAGCAGCAGCCCCTTCAGCCAAGACTTTGGGGGGAGCGGATTTGGGGGGAGTGGCGTCGATTTCAGCCAATTTGATGATTTTCAAGACTTCATCGATCAACTGCTGGGCCGGGTGCGCAGCCAAACCGCAGACCGCAGCAGCGGATTTTCGGGATCCACTGGCAACACCAGTTACGATGCTGAGGCCACCATCCAGATCAGCATTCCAGAAGCTTTTGAGGGGGGCAAGCGTCGCCTGCGGGTGGGCGGGGATCGCGTGCTCGAGGTAAACATCCCGCCGGGAATTACGCCAGGGAAGCGGATTCGCCTGCGCGGCCAAGGCCACCCCAACCCCAACGGCGGTGCCGGTGATCTGTACCTTAAAATTGAGCTGAAAGACCACCCCTTCTATCGCCTAGAGGGATTCGACGTTTACTGCGATCTGCCCATCAGCCCCAGCGAAGCGGTTTTGGGCGCCCAGGTGGAAGTGCCCACCTTGGATGGGGTGGTGAAGCTGCGGATCCCACCTGGCATGCAGCCGGGGCGAAAGTTGCGGCTGGCGGAAAGGGGATTTCCCAAAGGCAACGGAGAACGGGGGGATTTTTACGTGGTGGTGCAGATCCATTTGCCCACCCAGATCTCCGAAGAAGAGCGAGAACTTTACGAAAAGCTGCAGCGGGTTCAATCCTACGATCCCCGCGCCACCCTTAAGCTCTAGCATTGATATTCTCCGATATTCTCCCACGGCCAAAGCCTCAAGATTCTTGACAAGCGCTCCGCGCCGCCTGAAAGCAGGAAGCCGCCCTTCTAGCTTGCTTCCAGTAGCGGTAGGGCGGGGCTGGAGGCCCAGCCTTGGGGTCAAGATGGGGTCCTGCTGGAATCTGGTTGCGTCGGCGGGACGGGAGCTGCATTTGCTTCCAGAGGTTCCTGACGAGAGCATCCCTGGCTCCATTGCAGTTGCCGCAGGATCCCGCGCAACAAGGCCACCTCGGCTACGGTCAGGCCGGCTCGCTGGAACAGGGCGCGAAACTTGAGCATTTTGCGGCGGGCTGTGTGGGGGTGCAGGTAGCCAATTTGCAGCAACAGCGCTTCTAAGTGGTCGAAAAATCCCTCCAGCAGCTCGAAGGGGGCAAGCCTTTGCGGTGAGGGCATAGGAGGAGCAGGGGAAGGGCTCTGGCAGACGAGGGTGTACAGCTCATAGCAACAAATGGCCACGGCTTGGGCCAAGTTTAAAGAGGGATAGGTCGCATCGGTGGGGATCTGGATCTGGCGATGGCAAAGGGCCAGCTCCTCGTTGCTCAAGCCGCGATCTTCGGGGCCAAACACGAGGGCGGCAGGGCCGGCGGCCAGCAGAGCGGGAAAGGCTTGGCGGGGGGACTGAATTTGCCATTCGGGTGGGTAGGTTTGGCTGCGCCCCGTTGTCCCGAAAACCTGCACACACCCTTGCAGGGCTTCGGGCAAAGTTTGCACCTTCCGGGCTTGATGGAGCAGGTCTGCCCCATGCACGGCTGTGGTGATCGCTTCTATATCGAGGGGATCGCATTGGGGATCCACCAGCACCCACTGCCTGAAGCCCATGTTTTTCATCACGCGGGCAATGGCGCCGAGGTTGCGCGGCCCAGCCGGCTGCACCAATACAAGCCGTACCTGCGCCAGTTGTTCAGGGCCAGAGTGGGGTAATATCGGCATCAGGTTGGGATCCCCCAGAGTGCCTAGAGTAGAGAAGAGGAGCTTGATTCTGTCATAGATTGCATCCATGGGATCCGCATACCGTTGTTGGCTGAGCTTGATTTGTCTGGTGTTGGTGGGATGCTGCTGGGGATCCCCGGCGCTGGCTGCCCCTTCATCGCTGGCAGGGCCGGCTCAGGTATCGCCCCAGCTCGTTCGCGATAGCGACTCAGAGCGGTTTTCTCTGGCCGAGGCGCGGCAGCGGCTGGAAGCCATTGCCGAGGTCATGCGCTCGATTCGCCTGTGCAACCGGCCCAACTGCCGCTACCGAGATATCGCTGTGGACGTGTGGCCTGTGGACATATCCATCCCCAATGGTGGTGCCGAGCCGTTCTACGAGGGCAGCATCGACGCCATGATCGACCGTCCTTCCGGCAGCTTGGATAAAGCCCACTACCGGCTGCAGTTTCGCCAGGGGCGCTGGCAGTTGCTGGGGGGCGAAGAGATGTCCGATGTCTCTTCCTTTTTCTTTGAGGGAGATACCTACGAGGTGTTCAGCGCCTATGGCACCCGCAGCCACAAAGCCAAGTTGGCAGATGCCAGCAGCAACCTGCGCGTGGGCTATCGGGAGCTGTATTACCGCGTTTTCGACCAGGGCCAAGAGCGTTTGCACTAGCGCTGCGGAGCACGATGAGAGGCCGGCAACACACCTTAGCCAGCTCTATTGCCCTAGAAGGCGTTGGCCTGCACACCGGCCTGCCAATTGGCTGCAGTCTGCATCCAGCTCCTGCCGGCAGCGGTCGGGTGTTTGTGCGGGTGGATCAACCGGGATCCCCTGAGATCCCGGCTCGGTTGGGATCCCTGGCCCCTGCCCATCTCTGCACCCTGTTGCAGCAGGGATCCCCCTCTGTTCAAGTGCAGACGGTGGAACACCTGCTGGCCGCCCTTTACATCCTGGGCATTGACAACTGCCGCATCGAGGTGGAGGGGCCGGAGCTGCCGATTCTGGATGGCTCTGCCCTGCCCTTTGTAGAGGCCATTGCCCAGGCCGGGATCCAGGCCCAAGATCAGCCAGCCCTGCTGGGGGTGATCCAAGAACCGGTCACTGTCTGGGCGGGGGAAGCCTTTGTCAGCGCCCTCCCCCATCCTACAGCCCGCTTTACCTATGGCATCGATTTTGCCGATTGCCCGATTGGAGAACAGTGGCTGAGCTGGAGGGAGAACAGGCCGGATTTTGTCCAGTCCATTGCGCCGGCCCGCACCTTCGCCCGCCAGCAGGATGTGGAGCTGGCCCGGGAACGGGGGCTAATCCAGGGGGGCAGCCTGGAAAATGCCATTGTCTGTAGCCAAACCGAGTGGTTGGGGCCATTGCGCTACCCAGATGAGCCGGTGCGCCATAAGCTGATAGATTTACTAGGAGATCTCAGCCTCCTGGGCTGCCGACTGCAGGGGCACATTGTGGCCTACAAGGCGGGCCATGCCCTGCACCACCGTTTGGCCGAGCAGTTGCTCAAGAGTGGATCCCTGCTGATCCATGAAGAGTGAGGGGGAGCAAGGGATCCGGTTGCGCAGCAACAACCCTGCCATCCTCAGTTGCGAGAGCGGTGCGGAGCACTTGTCTTCAAGGGGATCCCCAGGGTGGGATCCGCTTCATTCCCCTCCTTTCCGCAGCTCCCTGGGTGCTCTTTTGGCTGAGTTCTGGCCTGCCGTCCTCCCCGTCCGGGATTTGGTTTTGTCCTCTGCCTCTGTGGGTTCACCATGTCCTCTGATGTCTCTCCTCCTCCCCTTCTCTCGGCTGAGGCAGCCGCTCAATTGGCAACCGCTCCCCCCGTCTTCACAACGGAGCAGATTTTGGAGATCTTGCCCCATCGCTATCCTTTCTTGCTGGTGGATCGGGTTGTGGAGTATCAACCGGGGCAACGGGCGGTGGGCCTGAAAAACGTCACCTTCAACGAGCCTTTTTTTCAAGGGCATTTCCCCAACCGACCCATCATGCCCGGCGTCCTAATCGTCGAGGCCATGGCCCAGATAGGGGGGATCGTGTTGACCAAGTTGCCGGACGTGGCCGGGCGTTTGGCCCTGTTTGCCGGGATCGATGGCGTTCGCTTTCGCCGCCCGGTACTGCCGGGGGATCAACTGCTGCTCTCCGCCGATTTGCTCACCATTCGCCAGAGGCGCATTGGCAAGATGTTCTGCCGCGCTCAGGTGGGAGGGCAACTGGTAACCGAGGGGGAGCTGATGTTCTCCCTGGTGGATTGATGGGCCAACAGCGGCCATCCAGGAGGCGCTCCGGTGTGGGTGTTCTCGCAATTGAGATAAAGTGTTGGGATAGAAAGATGGCTCAGGGGCTGCTTGCGCCTTTCTGTCGGGATACGGTAAACATGTTGTCGCGACAGTGGGGCGTAGCTCTAAGGCTCATCTCCCCTGGAGTCAAGTCTTGGTGATCCTTCGCGGGGTTGGGAGCGTAACCACAGTTGCTGGCTAGGTCGGAAATGAGTTCGTTCGCTTCAGCGGGATCCACTCCCAACATCTCTGCAAGTGCGCCGCACCGCTCACGGGAGCGGATTCATCCCACTGCGGTGATCCATCCGAAAGCTGAGCTGCACGAAACGGTGCAGGTTGGCCCCTATGCGGTGATCGGCGAGCATGTTCGCATTGCTGCCCATACGGTGGTGGGGGCCCATGTGGTGATCGATGGCTGGACGGAAATCGGCGAGGGCAACCACATTTTTCCGGGAGCAGTTGTGGGCACCGAGCCTCAGGATCTGAAGTACAGCGGCGCCCCCTCTCAAGTGGTAATCGGCAGAGGCAATCGCATCCGCGAGTTCGTCACCATCAACCGGGCTACCAATGAAGGGGAAGCCACCCTGATTGGAGATTACAACCTGCTGATGGCCTACACCCATGTCGCCCACAACTGCGTCATCGAAAATCAGGTGGTGATTACCAATGCTGTTTCCTTGGCCGGCCATATCCACATCGAGTCTCAAGCCCGCATCGGCGGCATGGTCGGGATCCACCAGTTCACCCGCATTGGGCGCTTGGCCATGGTGGGGGCGATGAGCCGGGTTGACCGCGACGTTCCCCCCTACATGTTGGTGGAAGGACATCCGGCTCGCATCCGCGGTCTGAACTTGGTGGGGCTGCGGCGAGCCCAAGGGATGGAGGGATCCCTGCCCTTGCTGCGGCAGGTCTACCGATTTTTGTACCGCTCAGGGTTGCCTTTGGAAAAAGCGCTGCAAACGCTGCGCAGCAGCCTGTGTGTCGTTTGTAACAGCGGTGCGGAGGGAGAGCGCCATGTCCTTTCCCTACAGGGGAAAGAGTGGGTGGACGAGACGGGATCCCTGCAACATCTGCTGCAATTTTTGGAAGACTCCCTCTCCCAGCCCCAACGACGTGGCCCTCTGCCGGCCCTGCGCGGGAGGGGGGAAGATTCCTTATCGACAGCGATGCAGAGCACTTCAGAGCTGGATGACTAAAGATTGGGGTCGGGAGCGTAGCTCTGGTGAGCCACCTGTTCATCTGCACGGGCGAGGTCTCAGGGGATCTGCAGGCCGGCCATCTGATTGAAGAATTGCTGCGCCAGCGCCCTCAACTGCGCATCACAGCGGTCGGGGGAGAGCGCATGGCTGCTGCCGGGGCCCGTTTATTGCACCGCACTACCGAGATCAGCTCCGTTGGCATTTTAGAGGCTCTTCCCTTTATCGGCCCCGCCCTCTGGACGGAATGGAAGATTCGCCGCTTTTTGGCCCAAGACCCGCCAGATGTGGCTGTGCTGGTGGACTACATCGGCGTCAACAGCCGCATTGCCCGTCTGCTGCAACGGCGGCAGATCCCTGCTGTCTATTACATTGCCCCCCAAGAGTGGGTGTGGTCGCAGGACGCCCGCCTCACCTACCAACTGGCCCAGCAGATGCGGCTGATGTTGGCAATTTTCCCTGAGGAAGCCCGCTACTACGCGGCGGCAGGAGCCCATGTCCAGTATGTGGGCCATCCCCTGTTGGATATTTTGGCCGCTGTGCCCAGCCGTGCTGCCGCCAGAGCCCAGTTGGGGATCCCTGCCGAAGCCACGGTGGTGGTGGTGGTGCCGGCTTCGCGTCGGCAAGAGCTGCGCTCGGTTCTGCCTGTCTTGCTCAAGGCGGCTCAGTTGTTGCAAGCTCACCTGCCTCAGGCACAGTTTTGGGTGCCCCTGGCCTCGCCCCGTTTTGCTGCCCCGATTGCGCGGGCTGCCCGCCGCCTTGGGCTCAACCTCACCCTTTTGGATCCCCAAGCTCTGCCCTTCTTCTCCCCCCACAAAGCTCATCACCTCGCCTTGGCAGCGGCTGATTTGGTGTTGGCCAAGTCGGGCACGGTGAACTTGGAGACGGCCATCTTGGGGATCCCCCAGGTGGTGATCTATCGCCTCAACCCCCTCACCTTCTGGATCGCCCGCCATTGGCTGAGGGTGTCGGTGCCCTTCATGTCTCCGCCCAACCTGGTGCAGATGCGCCCCATTGTCCCGGAGTTGCTGCAGGAGCAGGCCCAGCCAGAGAAGATTGCCCAACTGGCGCTGGAGTTGCTAACTCGGCCCGAACGCAAAGCCCAACTGCAAGCCGACTACGCCGCGATGCGGGCAGCCCTGGGAGAACCCGGCGTTCTGGCTCGCGCTGCCAAGGCCATCCTAGAGGTGTTGGATGGCGCAGCCGGCCCCCAGCGGCATCCCTTTTGCCGCTAGCTCCGGTGACCCAGGGCCCGGGGCACCGCCCGTCCTCCCGCCAGGGCTGCCGTTGAATCTTCCTCTTCCAGATACTCAGCATCTTGGTTGACGCGCCACCCATCGTAGCGCCGTTCCCCCGCCACAATGTTGCGAGCGGCCAAAAGGCCCGTCATCATGGCGTGATCCTGGTTATTGTAGCGGTGCATGCCGTTGCGGCCTGCCACCTGCAAATTGGGCAGTGCTTCTTCCAAAAAGGTTCGAATGGTCTGGATGTGAGCTTGATAGCCGTGATTGTAAACTGGGTAGGCTTTTGGGGCGCGAATGACTGTGCCGCCCAAAACCTTTGCCCTCCCCAGCAGGCCCAACCGCTGCAATTCCAGCGTTGCCAAGGCCATCAAATCCCCATCGGTTTGTCCCCAAAAGGGATCCGTCGCTGAGCAAAAATACTCCAAACCCAAGCAGGTGACCGAGGGATCCGGAACCATGTCCGCGCTCCAATTCTTGAAGTTTTGGATACGCCCCACCCGCACCGAGGGATCGTGAATATAGATCCAGTGATCTGGAAATAGGTTGGGCTCATCCACCAGCAAAGCCACCGTCAAAAAATCCCGATACCGCAGTTGTTCGGCGGCCTCTCGCACCGGCTCCGGTGCTGCAGGTACCAAAGCCCGCACCAGAGAGCGCAGCGGCATGGTGGAAATGAACTGCTCGCCGGTCACCCAAAAGGTCTCTCCCCCTTGAGAACAGGCTTGTACAGCTTGAACTCCGGCCCGGTTCCAGTGGATTGCCGTAACCTTGCGATCCAGTTGTACCGGCTGCCCGGCTTCTGCCAGCAAGGTTTGAACGCGCTCCCACATCTGGCCTGGCCCTAGGCGAGGATAGCGAAAGCGATCGATCAGGGTTTTGATCACCCCCTCTCGGTTGGGGAAAAAGGTTTTACGGATCAAAGAAGCCATCGACAGACCCTTGATCCGCTGGGCTGCCCAGTCGGCGCTGATCTCGTGACAAGGGATCCCCCACACTTTCTCGGTGTAGGTCTTAAAAAAAGTGCGATACAGCCGTTCCCCAAATTGGTTAATGACCCAATCTTCAAAAGATACAGGATTGGGCCTGGGAAAGAGGCGCGCCTTTAGGTAACTGAGCAGACAGAGGGTGGTAAACCCTGGCCCCAGTTTGGCAAAAACATCCGTAGGTCGAATTGGATAATCAAAGAAAACACCTCGGTAAAAAATGTGGGAAAGCCGACGGCAAACCTGCATTTCCGAGCCCAAAATCTCCGTCCACAGAGCCTCAATTTCCGCCGACTTGGAGAAAAAGCGGTGTCCACCGATATCAAAGCGATAGCCTTGGTAGGTTACAGTGCGGGATAGCCCCCCTACCTGCACCGGATCCGCTTCCAAAACCGTTACCGGGTAGCCCTGCTTGTTCAG
Proteins encoded in this region:
- the pstS gene encoding phosphate ABC transporter substrate-binding protein PstS — translated: MAQLPRFRRREVLLSLLATGATLSACQRGSRSDQPSGRDPVPASGSQSSDKVLLINGAGSTFPAPLYLRWFSDYRQVDPKVEINFQPVGSAAGIRQFIDQTVDFAASDVAMTDAEIAEVKRGVVMIPMTAGSIAVGYNLPGIPSGLKLSRPVLVKIFRGQIDQWRDPEILALNPELTIPDLPITVCYRSDGSGTTDTFTRHLAAIDPAWASEIGVGMSLEWPVGIGVKGNEGMSAQMLLSEGVIGYVESVYACELDLSVAALENRRGEFILPSPEASALALSEIELPENLRAFVPDPAGPGAYPIVTYTWILTYRRYSDPAMAAALQAVLRWALAEGQALAEEMGYLPLAATVVNRGLEALQLIQS
- the dnaK gene encoding molecular chaperone DnaK produces the protein MGKVVGIDLGTTNSVVAVMEGGVPTVIANAEGTRTTPSVVAFTKDGERLVGQMARRQAVLNPENTFYSVKRFIGRKYDELNADSKRVSYQVRRDERGNVKLYAPRLNKEFAPEEISAMVLRKLADDASRYLGQPVTQAVITVPAYFNDSQRQATKDAGRIAGLEVLRIINEPTAASLAYGLDKRNNETILVFDLGGGTFDVSILEVGDGVFEVKSTSGDTQLGGDDFDKKIVDWMAEQFKQMEGIDLRQDRQALQRLTEAAEKAKIELSSVSETTINLPFITATADGPKHLELKLSRAQFEHLCADLLERCKGPVEQALRDAKLTKADINEVVLVGGSTRIPAVQRLVRELLGKEPNQSVNPDEVVAVGAAIQAGVLAGEVKDVLLLDVTPLSLGVETLGGVATKLIPRNTTIPTRKSEIFSTAEDGQTSVEIHVVQGERELARDNKSLGRFKLDGIPPAPRGVPQIEVTFDIDANGILKVTAKDKGSGKEQSISITGASTLDSKEVERMIAEAEKYAAEDRARREKIERRNKADSLAYQAERQLKELGDKISSSKRSQIETLVRELREAIQREDDSAIQSKERELQEALYAMSSELYQQPGASSGPTPGSGKTSGGSDDVIDADFTESK
- a CDS encoding DnaJ C-terminal domain-containing protein yields the protein MQNFKDYYKILGVSKTATADEVKQAYRRLARKYHPDVNPNDKAAEEKFKDINEAYEVLSDPSKRRQYDQFGQYYQQGGFRSSRDAYTYSSSPFSQDFGGSGFGGSGVDFSQFDDFQDFIDQLLGRVRSQTADRSSGFSGSTGNTSYDAEATIQISIPEAFEGGKRRLRVGGDRVLEVNIPPGITPGKRIRLRGQGHPNPNGGAGDLYLKIELKDHPFYRLEGFDVYCDLPISPSEAVLGAQVEVPTLDGVVKLRIPPGMQPGRKLRLAERGFPKGNGERGDFYVVVQIHLPTQISEEERELYEKLQRVQSYDPRATLKL
- a CDS encoding RNA methyltransferase; translation: MPILPHSGPEQLAQVRLVLVQPAGPRNLGAIARVMKNMGFRQWVLVDPQCDPLDIEAITTAVHGADLLHQARKVQTLPEALQGCVQVFGTTGRSQTYPPEWQIQSPRQAFPALLAAGPAALVFGPEDRGLSNEELALCHRQIQIPTDATYPSLNLAQAVAICCYELYTLVCQSPSPAPPMPSPQRLAPFELLEGFFDHLEALLLQIGYLHPHTARRKMLKFRALFQRAGLTVAEVALLRGILRQLQWSQGCSRQEPLEANAAPVPPTQPDSSRTPS
- the lpxC gene encoding UDP-3-O-acyl-N-acetylglucosamine deacetylase; the protein is MRGRQHTLASSIALEGVGLHTGLPIGCSLHPAPAGSGRVFVRVDQPGSPEIPARLGSLAPAHLCTLLQQGSPSVQVQTVEHLLAALYILGIDNCRIEVEGPELPILDGSALPFVEAIAQAGIQAQDQPALLGVIQEPVTVWAGEAFVSALPHPTARFTYGIDFADCPIGEQWLSWRENRPDFVQSIAPARTFARQQDVELARERGLIQGGSLENAIVCSQTEWLGPLRYPDEPVRHKLIDLLGDLSLLGCRLQGHIVAYKAGHALHHRLAEQLLKSGSLLIHEE
- the fabZ gene encoding 3-hydroxyacyl-ACP dehydratase FabZ translates to MSSDVSPPPLLSAEAAAQLATAPPVFTTEQILEILPHRYPFLLVDRVVEYQPGQRAVGLKNVTFNEPFFQGHFPNRPIMPGVLIVEAMAQIGGIVLTKLPDVAGRLALFAGIDGVRFRRPVLPGDQLLLSADLLTIRQRRIGKMFCRAQVGGQLVTEGELMFSLVD
- the lpxA gene encoding acyl-ACP--UDP-N-acetylglucosamine O-acyltransferase — its product is MSSFASAGSTPNISASAPHRSRERIHPTAVIHPKAELHETVQVGPYAVIGEHVRIAAHTVVGAHVVIDGWTEIGEGNHIFPGAVVGTEPQDLKYSGAPSQVVIGRGNRIREFVTINRATNEGEATLIGDYNLLMAYTHVAHNCVIENQVVITNAVSLAGHIHIESQARIGGMVGIHQFTRIGRLAMVGAMSRVDRDVPPYMLVEGHPARIRGLNLVGLRRAQGMEGSLPLLRQVYRFLYRSGLPLEKALQTLRSSLCVVCNSGAEGERHVLSLQGKEWVDETGSLQHLLQFLEDSLSQPQRRGPLPALRGRGEDSLSTAMQSTSELDD
- the lpxB gene encoding lipid-A-disaccharide synthase, with the translated sequence MSHLFICTGEVSGDLQAGHLIEELLRQRPQLRITAVGGERMAAAGARLLHRTTEISSVGILEALPFIGPALWTEWKIRRFLAQDPPDVAVLVDYIGVNSRIARLLQRRQIPAVYYIAPQEWVWSQDARLTYQLAQQMRLMLAIFPEEARYYAAAGAHVQYVGHPLLDILAAVPSRAAARAQLGIPAEATVVVVVPASRRQELRSVLPVLLKAAQLLQAHLPQAQFWVPLASPRFAAPIARAARRLGLNLTLLDPQALPFFSPHKAHHLALAAADLVLAKSGTVNLETAILGIPQVVIYRLNPLTFWIARHWLRVSVPFMSPPNLVQMRPIVPELLQEQAQPEKIAQLALELLTRPERKAQLQADYAAMRAALGEPGVLARAAKAILEVLDGAAGPQRHPFCR